A single region of the Palaemon carinicauda isolate YSFRI2023 chromosome 17, ASM3689809v2, whole genome shotgun sequence genome encodes:
- the LOC137656327 gene encoding collagen alpha-1(III) chain-like, with amino-acid sequence MGGAPLCQREWGEPLYASGNWEATPCQREWGSHSIPVGIGEPILAIGNVGSPPCQREWGIPSIPTGMGNPSMPAGMWDPLHVSGIRGSPPCQREWGIPSIPTGMGNPSMPAGMWDPLHASGNGGSPPCQREWGIPSMPAGMGDPLHTNRNGEPLHASGNVGSPPCQRECGIPSMPAGMGDPLHASGNVGSPPCQREWGIPSIPTGMGNPSMPEGMWDPLHASGNGGSPPYQQEWRTPPCQRECGSHSMPAGMGEPLHAIGNVGATPCQWEWGSPSMPAEMRELLHASGNGGAPLAHPPPCQWEWGNTSLPVGMGGAPPCQREWGSHSMPARMGKPLHASGNWGARPGHRECGIPSMSAGLGDPLHASGNGGSPPYQQEWGTPPCQRECGSHSMPAGIGEPLHASGNVGVTPCQWEWGSLSIPAGMGEPLYANGNGGAPPCQRERGSPSMPAGSGELPSGNNTEFQRVNLNHFHQERHFEKQETYNNRYKKNILITKGSLVQLGSVVMKRLQDVCQRKVDQEVLQQEERNWSTNSLRKEFAALTRTPKRLISNRDFKRKVSLREEEENNERSGQLNNQRKTQD; translated from the exons ATGGGGGGAGCCCCTctatgccagcgggaatggggggagCCCCTCTATGCCAGTGGGAATTGGGAAGCCACTCCATGCCAGCGAGAATGGGGAAGCCACTCGATACCAGTGGGAATTGGGGAGCCCATCCTGGCCATCGGGAATGTGGGATCCCCTccatgccagcgggaatgggggatccCCTCCATACCAACAGGAATGGGGAACCCCTCCATGCCAGCGGGAATGTGGGATCCCCTCCATGTTAGTGGGATTAGGGGATCCCCTccatgccagcgggaatgggggatccCCTCCATACCAACAGGAATGGGGAACCCCTCCATGCCAGCGGGAATGTGGGATCCCCTccatgccagcgggaatgggggatccCCTccatgccagcgggaatgggggatccCCTccatgccagcgggaatgggggatccCCTCCATACCAACAGGAATGGGGAACCCCTCCATGCCAGCGGGAATGTGGGATCCCCTCCATGCCAGCGGGAATGTGGGATCCCCTccatgccagcgggaatgggggatccCCTCCATGCCAGCGGGAATGTGGGATCCCCTccatgccagcgggaatgggggatccCCTCCATACCAACAGGAATGGGGAACCCCTCCATGCCAGAGGGAATGTGGGATCCCCTccatgccagcgggaatgggggatccCCTCCATACCAACAGGAATGGAGAACCCCTCCATGCCAGCGGGAATGTGGGAGCCACTccatgccagcgggaatgggggagcccctccATGCCATCGGGAATGTGGGAGCCACTCCATGCcagtgggaatgggggagcccctccATGCCAGCCGAAATGAGGGAGCTGCTCCATGctagcgggaatgggggagcccctcTGGCGCATCCCCCTCCATGCCAGTGGGAATGGGGGAACACCTCCTTGCCAGTAGGAATGGGGGGAGCCCCTccatgccagcgggaatggggaagCCACTCCATGCCAGCGAGAATGGGGAAGCCACTCCATGCCAGTGGGAATTGGGGAGCCCGTCCAGGCCATCGGGAATGTGGGATCCCCTCCATGTCAGCGGGATTGGGGGATCCCCTccatgccagcgggaatgggggatccCCTCCATACCAACAGGAATGGGGAACCCCTCCATGCCAGCGGGAATGTGGGAGCCACTCCATGCCAGCAGGAATAGGGGAGCCCCTCCATGCTAGCGGGAATGTGGGAGTCACTCCATGCCAGTGGGAATGGGGGAGCCTCTCCATTCCAGCTGGAATGGGGGAGCCCCTCTATGCCAACGGGAATGGTGGAGCCCCTCCATGCCAGCGAGAAAGGGGGAGCCCCTCCATGCCAGCGGGAAGCGGGGAGCTTCCCAGTGGCAACAATACAGAGTTCCA gcgggtcaatctaaatcattttCACCAGGAGAGGCACTTTGAGAAACAAGAGACCtacaacaatagatataaaaagaatattttaattacgaagggatctctggttcaattgggttccgtcgtcatgaaacgccttcaagatgtttgtcaaagGAAAGTCGACCAAGAAGTGCTCCAGCAGGAGGAGAGGAATTGGTCAACGAATAgtctgaggaaagagtttgctgCCCTCACCAGGACCCCAAAAAGATTGATAAGCAATCGGGACTTCAAAAGGAAAGTTAGCTTGCGAGAAGAGGAGGAAAACAATGAAAGATCCGGCCAATTAAACAATCAACGAAAGACACAAGATTGA